A genomic segment from Hippoglossus stenolepis isolate QCI-W04-F060 chromosome 3, HSTE1.2, whole genome shotgun sequence encodes:
- the LOC118105516 gene encoding myosin heavy chain, fast skeletal muscle, with product MSGDPEMECFGLAAIYLRKPERERLEAQNTPFDAKSAFFVTEPAEMYLKGKLIKKEGGKVTVETFCGKTLTVKDTEIFPMNPPKYDKIEDMAMMTHLSEPSVLYNLKERYSAWMIYTYSGLFCVTVNPYKWLPVYDSGVVAGYRGKKRIEAPPHIFSISDNAYQFMLQDRENQSILITGESGAGKTVNTKRVIQYFATIAVAGGKKVEHTSGKMQGSLEDQIIAANPLLEAYGNAKTVRNDNSSRFGKFIRIHFGSTGKLASADIETYLLEKSRVTFQLSAERSYHIFYQLTTGYRPEITEALLITTNPYDYHMISQGEITVKSIDDIEEFIATDTAIDILGFTLEEKNGIFKLTGSVMHHGNMKFKLKPREEQAEPDGSEVADKIAYLMGLNSADLLKALCYPRVKVGNEFVTKGQTVNQVNNSVSALSKSIYEKMFLWMVIRINEMLDTRQARSSFIGVLDIAGFEIFDYNSLEQLCINFTNEKLQQFFNHHMFVLEQEEYKKEGIEWVFIDFGMDLAACIELIEKPMGIFSILEEECMFPKASDMTFKNKLYDQHLGKSKAFEKPKPTKGKAEAHFSLGHYAGNVDYNVTGWLEKNKDPLNDSVVQLYQKSSVKLLALLYATHAGADAESSGKKAGKKKGGSFQTVSAMFRENLGKLMTNLRSTHPHFVRCLIPNESKTPGLMENFLVIHQLRCNGVLEGIRICRKGFPSRIQYGDFKQRYKVLNASVIPEGQFIDNKKASEKLLGSIDIDHTQYKFGHTKVFFKAGLLGALEEMRDEKLAILVTMTQALCRGFLMRREFVKMLERREAVYSIQYNIRSFMNVKTWPWMKLYFKIKPLLKSAETEKEMVQMKEDFKKTKEELAKALAKKKELEEKMVSLLQEKNDLLLQVQSEGENLTDAEERCEGLIKSKIQLEAKVKETSERLEDEEEMNGELTAKKRKLEDECSELKKDIDDLELTLAKVEKEKHATENKVKNLVEEMASQDETIAKLSKEKKALQEAHQQTLDDLQAEEDKVNTLTKAKVKLEQQVDDLEGSLEQEKKLRMDLERAKRKLEGDLKLAQESLMDLENDKQQADEKIKKKDFETSQLLSKIEDEQSLSVQLQKKIKELQARIEELEEEIEAERAARAKVEKQRSDLSRELEEISERLEEAGGATSVQIEMNKKREAEFLKLRRDLEESTLQHEATAAALRKKQADSSAELGEQIDNLQRVKQKLEKEKSEFKMEIDDLSSNMEAVAKAKANLEKMCRTLEDQLSELKTRNEEHVRQLNDISVQRARLQTENGEFSRQVEEKEALVSQLTRSKQAYTQQIEELKRHVEEEVKAKNALAHAVQSSRHDCDLLREQYEEEQEAKCELQRGMSKANSEVAQWRSKYETDAIQRTEELEEAKKKLAQRLQDAEECIEAVNAKCASLEKTKQRLHAEVEDLMIDVERANALAANLDKKQRNFDKVLAEWKQKYEESQAELEGSLKEARSLSTEMFKLKNSYEETLDHLETLKRENKNLQHEISDLTEQIGESGKTIHELDKAKKTAEIEKSELQTSLEEAEATLEHEESKILRVQLELTQVKSEIDRKLAEKDEEIEQIKRNSQRVMETMQSTLDAEIRSRNDALRIKKKMEGDLNEMEVQLSHANRQAAESQKQLRNVQGQLKDAQLHLDEAIRGHEEMKEQVAMVERRNILMLAEIEELRAALEQTERGRKVAEQELIDASERVGLLHSQNTSLINTKKKLEADLIQIQGEVEDSVQEARNAEEKAKKAITDAAMMAEELKKEQDTSSHLERMKKNMEVTVKDLQHRLDEAENLAMKGGKKQLQKLEARVRELEAEVDAEQRRGADAIKGVRKYERRVKELSYQTEEDKKTVSRLQDLVDKLQLKVKAYKRQAEESEEQANTHLSRYRKVQHEMEEAQERADIAESQVNKLRAKSREIVKSKDAEE from the exons ATGAGTGGGGACCCGGAAATGGAGTGTTTTGGCCTGGCAGCCATTTACCTCCggaagccagagagagagaggcttgaGGCTCAGAACACGCCGTTTGATGCTAAATCAGCGTTCTTTGTGACCGAGCCGGCTGAGATGTACCTCAAAGGGAAACTCATCAAGAAGGAGGGCGGCAAAGTCACAGTGGAGACTTTCTGTGGAAAG ACTCTCACTGTAAAAGACACTGAAATCTTCCCCATGAACCCTCCCAAGTATGATAAGATCGAGGACATGGCCATGATGACCCACCTCAGTGAGCCTTCTGTGCTGTATAACCTCAAAGAGCGTTACTCAGCGTGGATGATCTAC ACCTACTCCGGGCTGTTCTGCGTCACTGTGAATCCCTACAAGTGGCTCCCAGTGTATGATTCAGGGGTTGTAGCAGGatacagaggaaagaagaggattGAGGCTCCACCCCAcatcttctccatctctgaTAACGCCTATCAGTTCATGCTCCAAG ACAGAGAAAACCAGTCAATTCTGATTAC CGGAGAATCCGGTGCAGGAAAGACCGTCAACACCAAACGTGTCATCCAGTACTTTGCGACAATCGCAGTGGCTGGTGGAAAAAAAGTTGAACATACTTCTGGAAAAATGCAG gGGTCACTGGAAGATCAAATCATTGCCGCAAACCCTCTGTTGGAAGCTTATGGCAATGCCAAGACTGTGAGGAATGACAATTCCTCTCGTTTT GGAAAGTTCATCAGAATTCATTTTGGCTCAACTGGAAAGCTGGCTTCAGCTGATATTGAAACAT ATCTGCTGGAGAAGTCTCGAGTTACGTTCCAGTTGTCTGCTGAGAGGAGCTACCACATCTTCTACCAGCTCACAACCGGATACAGACCTGAGATCACAG aGGCTCTGCTGATCACCACAAATCCATATGACTATCACATGATCAGTCAGGGTGAAATCACTGTCAAGAGTATCGATGACATTGAAGAATTCATTGCCACTGAT ACTGCCATCGACATCCTGGGCTTCACTTTAGAAGAGAAAAACGGCATATTCAAGCTGACTGGATCTGTGATGCATCACGGAAACATGAAATTTAAGCTGAAGCCGCGTGAAGAGCAGGCTGAGCCAGACGGCAGTGAGG TGGCAGATAAAATCGCCTACCTCATGGGCCTGAACTCTGCTGATTTGCTCAAAGCTCTCTGCTACCCCAGAGTGAAGGTTGGGAACGAGTTTGTGACCAAAGGTCAAACTGTCAATCAG GTCAACAATTCCGTCAGTGCTCTCTCCAAGTCTATCTATGAGAAAATGTTCTTGTGGATGGTCATCAGAATCAATGAGATGCTGGACACCAGGCAGGCAAGAAGCTCTTTCATCGGTGTCCTGGATATTGCAGGGTTTGAAATCTTTGAT TACAACAGCTTGGAGCAGCTGTGCATCAACTTCACCAATGAAAAACTGCAACAGTTTTTCAACCACCACATGTTTGTCCTGGAGCAAGAAGAGTACAAGAAAGAGGGAATTGAATGGGTGTTCATTGACTTTGGTATGGATCTGGCCGCCTGCATTGAGCTTATTGAGAAG CCAATGGGCATCTTCTCCATCCTTGAAGAGGAGTGCATGTTCCCCAAGGCGTCAGACATGACCTTCAAGAACAAACTGTACGACCAGCATCTTGGTAAAAGCAAAGCCTTTGAGAAACCAAAACCTACCAAAGGCAAAGCTGAGGCCCACTTCTCTCTGGGGCACTATGCTGGCAATGTTGATTACAATGTCACTGGCTGGTTGGAAAAGAACAAAGACCCCCTGAACGACTCAGTGGTTCAGCTCTACCAGAAGTCTTCAGTCAAACTGCTGGCTCTACTCTATGCAACACACGCCGGAGCAGATG CTGAAAGTAGTGGTAAAAAAGCCGGGAAGAAGAAGGGTGGGTCTTTTCAGACAGTATCTGCTATGTTCAGG GAGAATTTGGGGAAGCTGATGACTAACCTGAGGAGCACTCATCCTCATTTTGTACGTTGTTTGATTCCAAATGAATCAAAGACTCCAG GTCTTATGGAGAACTTCCTGGTCATCCACCAGCTCAGGTGTAACGGTGTGCTGGAAGGAATCAGGATCTGCAGGAAAGGTTTCCCCAGCAGAATCCAATATGGTGACTTCAAGCAGAG ATACAAAGTATTGAATGCCAGTGTCATCCCTGAGGGACAGTTCATTGACAACAAGAAGGCTTCAGAGAAACTCTTGGGCTCTATTGATATCGACCATACTCAGTACAAGTTTGGACACACAAAG GTATTCTTCAAAGCTGGTCTTCTGGGAGctctggaggagatgagagatgaaaaaCTTGCTATTCTGGTCACAATGACTCAGGCTCTCTGCAGGGGTTTCCTCATGAGGAGAGAGTTTGTCAAGATGCTAGAGCGCAG GGAGGCAGTTTACTCTATTCAGTACAACATCCGCTCATTCATGAATGTCAAAACCTGGCCATGGATGAAGCTGTACTTCAAGATCAAGCCCCTGCTGAAGAGTGCAGAGACTGAGAAAGAGATGGTCCAAATGAAAGAGGACTTTAAAAAGACCAAAGAGGAGCTAGCGAAGGCTCTGGCCAAGAAGAAGGAGCTGGAAGAGAAGAtggtttctctgctgcaggagaagaatgaTCTCTTGCTTCAAGTGCAGTCT GAAGGTGAAAACCTCACAGATGCTGAGGAAAGGTGTGAGGGGCTCATTAAATCCAAGATCCAGCTTGAGGCCAAAGTCAAAGAGACGTCGGAGAgactggaggacgaggaggaaatgAATGGTGAGTTGACTgcaaagaagaggaagctggaggacgAATGCTCCGAGCTGAAGAAAGACATTGACGACTTGGAGCTCACGCTGGCCAAGGTGGAAAAGGAGAAACATGCCACTGAGAACAAG GTTAAAAACCTGGTGGAGGAAATGGCTTCTCAAGATGAGACCATTGCAAAGCTGTCTAAAGAGAAGAAAGCCCTCCAAGAGGCTCATCAGCAGACCCTGGATGATCTGCaggcagaggaagacaaagtcaATACTCTGACGAAGGCTAAAGTGAAGCTGGAGCAGCAAGTGGACGAT CTCGAAGGTTCTCTGGAGCAAGAAAAGAAGCTTCGTATGGACCTTGAACGAGCCAAAAGAAAGCTTGAGGGAGATCTCAAGCTGGCCCAGGAATCCTTAATGGATCTGGAGAACGACAAGCAGCAGGCTGACgagaaaataaagaa GAAGGACTTTGAAACAAGCCAGCTTCTGAGCAAGATTGAGGATGAACAATCACTTTCTGTTCAGCTTCAGAAGAAGATTAAAGAACTTCAG GCTCGTattgaggagctggaggaggagatcgAGGCTGAGAGAGCTGCTCGGGCCAAGGTGGAGAAGCAGAGGTCTGATCTCTCCAGGGAACTTGAAGAGATCAGCGAGAGGCTGGAAGAGGCCGGAGGAGCGACATCTGTTCAAATCGAGATGAACAAGAAGCGCGAGGCCGAGTTTCTGAAGCTGCGTCGTGATCTTGAAGAGTCCACCCTACAGCACGAGGCCACGGCTGCTGCTCTGCGCAAGAAGCAGGCTGACAGCTCGGCGGAGCTGGGAGAGCAGATCGATAACCTCCAGAGAGTCAAACAGaagctggagaaagagaaaagtgaattCAAGATGGAGATCGACGACctcagcagcaacatggaggCTGTTGCCAAAGCAAAG gCCAATCTGGAGAAGATGTGTCGTACTCTTGAGGATCAATTGAGTGAGCTGAAGACCAGAAATGAAGAACATGTGCGACAATTGAATGATATTAGTGTTCAAAGGGCAAGACTGCAAACAGAGAAtg GTGAATTCAGTCGccaagtggaggagaaagaagccCTGGTCTCTCAGCTAACACGTAGCAAGCAAGCTTACACCCAGCAGATTGAAGAGCTCAAGAGACACGTTGAAGAGGAAGTTAAA GCCAAGAATGCCCTGGCTCATGCTGTGCAGTCATCCCGTCATGACTGCGACCTGCTCAGAGAGCAGtatgaagaggagcaggaggccaaGTGTGAGCTGCAGCGAGGGATGTCCAAGGCCAACAGCGAGGTGGCTCAGTGGAGAAGCAAATACGAGACTGATGCCATTCAGCGcactgaggagctggaggaggccaa GAAAAAGCTCGCCCAGCGTCTTCAGGATGCAGAGGAATGCATCGAGGCTGTGAATGCTAAATGTGCCTCTCTGGAAAAGACCAAACAGAGACTGCACGCTGAAGTGGAGGACCTGATGATCGATGTGGAGAGAGCCAACGCTCTGGCTGCTAACCTCGACAAGAAGCAGAGGAACTTTGATAAG GTTCTTGCAGAGTGGAAGCAGAAGTATGAGGAGAGCCAGGCGGAGCTGGAGGGATCTCTGAAGGAGGCTCGTTCTTTGAGCACCGAGATGTTCAAGCTGAAAAATTCATATGAAGAAACTCTGGATCACCTGGAGACTCTGAAGAGGGAGAACAAGAACCTGCAAC ACGAGATCTCTGATTTAACTGAGCAAATTGGTGAGAGTGGAAAAACCATTCATGAATTGGATAAAGCCAAAAAGACTGCAGAAATTGAGAAGTCTGAACTCCAAACTTCACTTGAAGAGGCAGAG GCTACCCTGGAGCATGAGGAGTCCAAGATCCTGCGTGTCCAGCTGGAGCTCACCCAAGTCAAGAGTGAAATTGACAGGAAACTTGCTGAGAAGGACGAGGAGATCGAGCAGATCAAGAGGAACAGCCAGAGAGTGATGGAGACCATGCAGAGCACGCTGGACGCTGAGATCAGGAGCAGGAACGATGCCCTGAGAAtcaagaagaagatggagggagaccTGAATGAGATGGAGGTTCAGCTGAGCCATGCCAACCGACAGGCAGCTGAATcccagaaacagctgagaaacGTGCAGGGGCAGCTTAAG gATGCACAACTGCACCTTGATGAAGCGATCAGAGGTCATGAGGAAATGAAGGAGCAGGTGGCCATGGTGGAGCGCAGGAACATCCTGATGCTGGCTGAGATCGAGGAGCTCAGAGCTGCACTGGAGCAGACGGAGAGAGGCCGCAAAGTGGCTGAACAGGAGCTGATTGATGCCAGCGAGCGCGTGGGACTGCTGCACTCTCAG AACACCAGCCTCATCAACACCAAGAAGAAGTTAGAGGCTGACCTCATTCAGATCCAGGGTGAAGTGGAGGATTCTGTTCAGGAAGCAAGAAATGCTGAAGAAAAGGCCAAGAAGGCCATCACTGAT GCAGCCATGATGGCAGAGGAACTGAAGAAGGAGCAGGACACTAGCTCTCAtttggagaggatgaagaagaacatGGAGGTGACAGTGAAGGACCTGCAGCACCGCCTGGATGAAGCTGAGAATCTGGCCATGAAGGGCGGCAAGAAGCAGCTCCAGAAACTGGAGGCTAGA GTTCGTGAACTGGAGGCTGAAGTAGATGCTGAACAGAGGCGTGGTGCTGATGCTATCAAGGGAGTGCGGAAATATGAGAGAAGAGTAAAGGAACTCAGTTATCAG ACTGAGGAGGACAAGAAGACCGTTTCCAGACTTCAGGATCTGGTGGACAAGCTGCAGCTCAAAGTGAAGGCCTACAAGAGGCAGGCTGAGGAATCT GAGGAGCAGGCCAACACTCACCTGTCCAGGTACAGGAAGGTTCAGCACGAGATGGAGGAGGCTCAGGAGCGAGCCGACATCGCCGAGTCTCAGGTCAACAAGCTGAGGGCCAAGAGTCGGGAAATCGTCAAG TCCAAGGAtgcagaggagtga